A genomic region of Cannabis sativa cultivar Pink pepper isolate KNU-18-1 chromosome 1, ASM2916894v1, whole genome shotgun sequence contains the following coding sequences:
- the LOC133032401 gene encoding cytochrome P450 78A3-like: MKSDIENLWVFALASKTCRAFSQESFAWLLLIVGLTWLARSLVYWAHPGGPAWGKQKWMKNPLKQLKPAAAIPGPRGLPLFGSMGLMASLAHRRLAAMATACNAKRLMAFSLGDTRVMVTCHPDVAKEILNSPVFADRPIKESAYGLMFNRAIGFAPYGVYWRTLRRIAATHLFCPKQIKSSEFQRRVIADQMVGVMSKEEAGEQGLRVREVLKRASLNNMMCSVFGRVYDLDSANNELQELRELVDEGYDLLGLLNWSDHLPWLAEFDAQRIRFRCSKLVPKVNRFVSQIVSEHRSRTDPIARDFVDVLLSLQGPDKLSDSDMIAVLWEMIFRGTDTVAVLIEWILARMVIHPDIQSTVHDELDRVVGRSRSVAESDMSKLVYLTAVVKEVLRLHPPGPLLSWARLSITDTTIDGYHVPKGTTTMVNMWAISRDQEFWADPLEFTPQRFVTGEDEAEFSVFGSDLRLAPFGSGRRTCPGKALGLTTVCFWVASLLHEFEWLPNGQSGVDLSEVLKLSCEMANPLSVNVRPRRI; the protein is encoded by the exons ATGAAATCAGACATTGAAAACCTTTGGGTCTTCGCCCTGGCCTCCAAAACATGCAGAGCCTTCTCTCAAGAAAGCTTTGCATGGCTGCTTCTCATCGTGGGCCTCACCTGGCTTGCTAGGTCCTTAGTTTATTGGGCACATCCGGGAGGCCCAGCCTGGGGCAAGCAAAAATGGATGAAAAACCCATTAAAACAGCTTAAGCCTGCAGCTGCAATTCCAGGCCCAAGAGGCCTTCCCCTCTTCGGAAGCATGGGCCTTATGGCTTCTCTGGCTCACCGCCGCTTAGCCGCCATGGCTACAGCATGCAACGCCAAACGTCTCATGGCCTTTTCTCTCGGGGATACTCGTGTTATGGTGACGTGTCACCCTGACGTGGCCAAGGAAATACTCAACAGCCCCGTTTTCGCTGACCGTCCGATCAAGGAGTCCGCCTACGGCTTGATGTTCAACCGTGCGATTGGGTTCGCTCCCTACGGAGTTTACTGGCGAACTCTTAGGAGAATCGCTGCCACCCATCTTTTCTGCCCCAAACAGATTAAGTCATCCGAGTTTCAGAGGCGAGTAATTGCCGATCAAATGGTTGGGGTAATGTCGAAAGAGGAGGCTGGAGAACAGGGCTTGCGAGTACGTGAAGTGTTGAAGCGAGCCTCCCTTAACAACATGATGTGTTCCGTTTTTGGAAGAGTTTACGATCTTGACTCGGCCAACAATGAGTTGCAGGAACTGCGTGAACTCGTCGACGAAGGATACGATCTATTGGGTTTGTTGAATTGGTCCGATCATCTTCCTTGGTTGGCTGAATTTGATGCCCAgagaatcagattcagatgctCCAAACTCGTCCCCAAAGTGAACCGTTTCGTCAGCCAAATCGTGTCGGAGCACCGCTCCCGAACCGACCCAATAGCCCGAGATTTTGTGGACGTTTTGCTTTCCTTGCAAGGACCCGATAAGTTATCCGACTCTGATATGATCGCTGTTCTCTGG GAAATGATATTTAGAGGGACTGATACTGTTGCCGTACTGATCGAGTGGATCCTAGCGAGAATGGTGATTCATCCTGATATTCAATCAACGGTCCACGATGAGCTAGACAGGGTGGTGGGCAGATCAAGATCTGTTGCCGAATCCGACATGTCCAAATTAGTGTATCTAACGGCTGTAGTGAAGGAAGTTCTAAGGCTACATCCTCCGGGCCCACTGCTGTCGTGGGCCCGCCTATCCATCACCGATACCACTATCGATGGGTATCACGTGCCTAAGGGGACCACCACCATGGTCAACATGTGGGCCATATCCAGGGACCAGGAGTTTTGGGCTGATCCGCTTGAGTTTACGCCACAGAGATTCGTGACAGGCGAAGACGAGGCAGAGTTCTCTGTATTCGGGTCGGATCTAAGACTCGCCCCATTCGGGTCGGGAAGAAGGACCTGCCCCGGTAAGGCCTTGGGGTTGACCACAGTTTGCTTTTGGGTAGCATCACTGTTGCACGAATTTGAATGGCTGCCAAATGGTCAAAGTGGGGTTGACCTATCTGAGGTTCTAAAGTTGTCTTGTGAGATGGCTAATCCACTCAGCGTTAACGTGCGCCCCAGGCGTATATAG
- the LOC133033467 gene encoding uncharacterized protein LOC133033467 yields the protein MASSSHAVDDLGVQWADLQVEDEEGGGLLFDQEESLVDDFDGRWCLVGKLLADRPADFDSLRNVMASLWRPGKGMYVKELETNKYLFQFFHEVDIGRVLEGTPWTFNKNPLIVERLKEGENPRNKALNTMEMWVQVYNLEVGFRSDRVLQGVGAYIGQYVSSCPKNFAGIWRDYFRVRVLINVEKPLKRRMRIYKNKVEWFWANFKYERVPTFCFICGIIGHSERFCHRLFEESANTIAKPYGMFMKAPDRRQSKQIGARWLRDNMGQPLEGAAGLSSTVGKDERTLNVDHDLGDSMLMEGVIGGVNGGRSFGVNTNSGNSTINVDNNDGRELHGEEGINKGIENGDIVIIDLKRRRVNEGEVIGQSSEENVGLKLNGREGDVELFQEGTNMESGIFANGVNGNDNGSLQMEKPSGGDGSLSKKADTFVGIFPKNDYLAGTQFGARQSL from the coding sequence ATGGCGTCTAGCAGTCATGCTGTTGATGATTTGGGAGTGCAGTGGGCCGATCTACAGGTCGAAGATGAAGAGGGAGGAGGCTTACTGTTTGATCAAGAAGAGAGTTTGGTGGATGATTTTGATGGAAGATGGTGTTTGGTGGGCAAGTTATTGGCGGATAGACCGGCAGATTTTGATTCTTTAAGAAATGTTATGGCATCGCTGTGGAGGCCAGGGAAAGGTATGTATGTCAAGGAATTGGaaactaataaatatttattccaATTCTTCCATGAAGTGGATATTGGTAGAGTTCTTGAGGGTACCCCATGGACGTTCAATAAGAATCCTTTGATTGTTGAACGATTGAAGGAAGGTGAGAACCCGAGGAACAAGGCGTTAAATACGATGGAGATGTGGGTTCAAGTTTATAATCTGGAAGTGGGATTCCGATCGGATAGAGTCTTGCAAGGGGTGGGTGCTTATATTGGGCAATATGTTTCCTCCTGTCCAAAGAATTTTGCCGGTATTTGGCGAGATTACTTCCGTGTTCGGGTGTTGATTAACGTGGAGAAGCCTCTCAAACGAAGAATGCGGATTTACAAGAACAAGGTGGAGTGGTTCTGGGCTAACTTCAAATATGAAAGAGTCCCAACGTTTTGTTTTATTTGCGGTATTATCGGACATTCCGAACGTTTCTGTCACCGGTTGTTTGAGGAATCAGCAAACACCATTGCCAAACCTTACGGTATGTTCATGAAAGCGCCTGACCGGAGACAATCTAAACAAATCGGGGCTCGATGGCTGCGAGATAATATGGGACAGCCACTAGAGGGGGCTGCTGGACTGAGCTCGACGGTGGGAAAGGATGAAAGGACATTGAATGTTGATCATGATTTGGGGGATTCGATGTTGATGGAGGGAGTGATTGGTGGAGTAAATGGTGGAAGATCTTTTGGTGTTAATACCAATTCTGGTAATAGCACAATTAACGTGGACAATAATGATGGGAGGGAGTTGCATGGGGAAGAAGGAATAAATAAGGGAATTGAAAATGGGGATATTGTCATTATAGATCTAAAGAGGAGACGTGTGAATGAGGGAGAGGTGATTGGTCAATCAAGTGAGGAAAATGTGGGGCTGAAGTTGAATGGGAGGGAAGGGGACGTGGAGCTATTTCAGGAAGGTACTAATAtggaaagtggcatttttgcAAATGGGGTTAATGGAAATGATAATGGGTCATTACAAATGGAAAAGCCCAGTGGGGGAGATGGTTCTTTAAGCAAAAAAGCTGACACTTTTGTTGGTATTTTTCCAAAAAACGATTATTTGGCGGGTACTCAGTTTGGGGCCCGCCAATCGTTATGA
- the LOC133033466 gene encoding uncharacterized protein LOC133033466 translates to MSLLSWNCRGLGNPRVVQFLKEIVFQKRPTIIFLCETICKSDRVNYVKRLLGFEGCYVVEARGHSGGLAMLWKKEDEGKLLSFSNNHIDLEVKMDGFPTFRATGFYGEPQRSLRGNSWRLIRDLLGESTLPWCLFGDLNNTLNHGDKRGGRPYPNWLLTGFQDVVTECHLIDMDLRGYPFTWEKGKGTENWVEVRLDRALISQEWQGLFPSASLHNLEVSVSDHCPIWIDLAVSKHVPTQKKFRFENAWSREPMCRMIVQTNWDMEPLESLDKKLNSCSTALGAWGKDITGNFNYKINRCNKILKRLKGRRDSESISTYKETQAQLFEVLSKKEVYWRQRSKQLWLQAGDQNTKYFHSCASNRKRTNQIVCLKNDDGTWVDWDSGLRDVMAKYYMELFSTSNPNWQRVIDCVHGIVSEDQNRDMLLPVEEHEVRKALFQMHPDKSPGPDGFNPGFYQKHWDIVGKDVTSMVQHFFSVGEFPDHLIHTNIVLIPKKTHPESMSDLRPIALCNVLYKIASKVLANRLKGCLPSVISETQSAFLPGRLITDNILVSYEIMHYLKRKQKGKQGFMALKLDMSKAYDRIEWGFLEAMLRKLGFQEHCIQLLLTCVRSVSYKFVAGGQEVGPIVPTRGLRQGDPLSPYLFILCAEGFSALLNDYERRGRIRGCRVARGAPLVSHMLFADDSYIYCQATEEGARNVMELLQCFQEASGQQVNYQKSTIFFSPNTTPNVKDTICSLMGIAEAGENSFYLGLPNTLGRNKTSLLGFLKDKMRKRIQSWEGKFLSKAGKELLIKSVAQSLPSYAMNVFLLPVETCQEMEQLMCKFWWQASTRNNKGIHWKSWEKLTVYKSKGGMGFRNLRDFNLSLLSKQGWRLLSQPDSLVSRIFKARYYRSGSFLSADLGCNPSFVWRSIMEAQEMVRSGVRCRIGDGSTVNILLDPWLPDQGDPRVSSSHPALVNQTVNVLMTTEDVAWDVDLVRDLFNDRDANLILSIPLSLSRRADEWFWCWEKTGHFSVKSTYKQLQLSKDGVSQQSNSAIWKGIWKLHVPPKVKDLVWRAASDCLPTKTRLRSKHVQVDHSCPRCVLHAETPYHCLVECPFANSCWELAGLRKTTPAVTSFAGWLEAMFLQLDKDQLADVAVLCWAVWKTRNDLVWSDTVTTAAAVVFLAKNTLSNWCNAQDRMLVPTAAYLTGKDGHSAWSRPGANTIKVNIDAAIFDSNGTYSFVCVARDANGHFVEAITRCRAGIVTPELAEAMGVREALSWIKQRDWQEAVVETDCLSVVQAIRSDLPLLSYFGSIVSDCKMFLEQLRGVSVIFIRRSANRVAHALARASYFVADRTLLSNEVSTDLLLVIMNDCV, encoded by the coding sequence ATGAGTTTACTAAGTTGGAATTGCCGAGGGCTTGGGAACCCGAGGGTGGTTCAATTCCTTAAGGAAATTGTTTTCCAAAAGAGACccacaattatttttctttgtgaGACTATTTGTAAAAGTGACAGAGTTAATTATGTTAAAAGATTGTTGGGCTTTGAGGGTTGTTATGTGGTGGAGGCCCGTGGTCATAGTGGTGGGCTTGCTATGTTATGGAAGAAAGAAGATGAAGGAAAGTTGCTAAGCTTTAGCAATAACCATATTGATTTGGAGGTGAAAATGGATGGTTTTCCTACATTTCGAGCTACAGGTTTTTATGGTGAGCCTCAAAGAAGCTTGCGAGGTAACTCGTGGAGATTAATCAGAGATCTTTTAGGTGAGTCAACTCTTCCTTGGTGCTTGTTTGGTGATTTAAATAACACGCTAAACCATGGTGATAAAAGGGGAGGGAGACCATATCCGAACTGGCTCCTCACGGGCTTTCAAGATGTGGTTACTGAGTGTCATCTTATTGACATGGATTTGAGGGGATATCCGTTCACTTGGGAGAAAGGGAAGGGTACTGAAAATTGGGTTGAAGTTCGACTGGATCGGGCTTTAATTTCTCAAGAATGGCAAGGGTTGTTTCCTTCGGCTTCACTACATAATTTGGAGGTCTCGGTTTCGGATCATTGTCCTATTTGGATTGATCTTGCTGTAAGTAAACATGTCCCAACTCAAAAGAAGTTCCGGTTCGAAAATGCATGGTCTCGAGAGCCTATGTGTCGTATGATTGTTCAAACTAATTGGGATATGGAGCCGCTTGAGTCTTTGGATAAGAAATTGAATTCTTGCAGCACGGCTCTTGGTGCTTGGGGAAAAGATATCACGGGCAACTTCAATTACAAGATCAACCGGTGTAATAAAATTCTCAAGAGACTAAAGGGTAGAAGAGATTCAGAGTCCATTTCAACGTACAAAGAGACACAAGCTCAACTCTTTGAAGTCCTCTCTAAGAAGGAAGTTTATTGGAGGCAAAGGTCGAAACAGTTGTGGCTACAAGCTGGAGATCAAAACACCAAATATTTTCACTCATGTGCAAGTAATAGGAAGCGTACCAATCAAATTGTGTGCTTAAAGAATGATGATGGCACTTGGGTCGATTGGGATAGTGGTCTTCGAGATGTGATGGCAAAGTACTACATGGAGCTGTTTTCTACTTCAAATCCGAATTGGCAGCGTGTCATTGATTGTGTTCATGGTATTGTTTCGGAAGACCAGAACAGGGATATGTTACTTCCTGTGGAGGAGCATGAAGTGAGGAAAGCCCTTTTTCAAATGCATCCAGATAAATCTCCAGGTCCGGATGGTTTCAATCCCGGGTTTTACCAGAAGCATTGGGATATTGTGGGAAAGGATGTCACAAGTATGGTCCAACACTTCTTCAGTGTCGGTGAGTTTCCTGATCACTTAATCCATACTAATATTGTTTTAATCCCGAAAAAGACTCACCCTGAAAGCATGAGTGATTTGCGTCCTATTGCTTTATGTAATGTTCTCTATAAGATTGCGTCAAAAGTTTTGGCAAATAGATTGAAGGGATGTCTCCCAAGTGTTATTTCTGAGACTCAGAGCGCTTTCTTACCAGGACGCCTTATTACTGACAATATTTTGGTTTCGTATGAGATTATGCATTATCTTAAGCGAAAGCAAAAAGGTAAGCAAGGTTTCATGGCTTTGAAATTGGACATGAGCAAGGCGTATGATAGGATTGAGTGGGGTTTTTTGGAAGCTATGTTGAGAAAGTTGGGATTTCAGGAACATTGTATTCAGCTTCTTTTGACTTGTGTCCGCTCAGTTTCTTATAAGTTTGTTGCTGGGGGACAAGAGGTAGGGCCGATTGTACCTACTAGAGGGCTGAGACAAGGTGATCCTTTGTCACCTTATCTCTTCATCTTGTGTGCTGAAGGTTTCTCGGCATTGTTGAATGATTATGAGAGAAGAGGCAGAATCCGAGGCTGTAGAGTTGCAAGGGGGGCTCCTTTGGTGTCTCATATGTTATTTGCAGACGATAGTTATATCTATTGTCAAGCGACAGAGGAGGGTGCTAGAAATGTGATGGAACTCTTACAATGTTTTCAAGAAGCCTCGGGTCAGCAAGTCAATTATCAGAAGTCCACTATTTTCTTCAGTCCAAATACAACCCCGAATGTCAAGGATACAATTTGTTCTTTGATGGGAATCGCTGAAGCTGGGGAGAATAGTTTTTATTTGGGCCTTCCAAACACTTTGGGCCGCAACAAGACTTCATTGCTTGGTTTCTTGAAGGATAAAATGAGAAAAAGAATTCAAAGTTGGGAAGGAAAATTTTTGTCTAAAGCTGgaaaagagttactaattaaaAGTGTGGCTCAATCCTTACCAAGCTATGCCATGAATGTTTTCCTTTTACCTGTGGAAACTTGTCAGGAAATGGAGCAACTAATGTGCAAATTCTGGTGGCAAGCTTCAACAAGGAATAATAAAGGGATACATTGGAAGAGTTGGGAGAAGTTAACAGTTTATAAGTCTAAGGGCGGAATGGGCTTTAGGAACCTGCGAGATTTTAACTTGAGCCTTTTAAGCAAACAAGGTTGGCGTTTGTTAAGTCAGCCTGATTCCTTGGTGAGCCGCATTTTCAAAGCCCGTTATTACAGAAGTGGTAGCTTTCTATCTGCTGATTTGGGGTGTAATCCGAGCTTTGTGTGGCGTAGCATTATGGAAGCTCAGGAGATGGTTCGAAGTGGGGTCAGGTGTCGTATTGGGGATGGTTCAACTGTTAACATTCTATTGGACCCGTGGCTGCCTGACCAAGGCGATCCGAGAGTCTCCTCCTCTCATCCGGCGTTAGTAAATCAAACTGTAAATGTGTTAATGACTACTGAAGATGTTGCCTGGGATGTCGACTTGGTTCGTGATTTGTTTAATGACAGGGACGCTAATTTAATCCTTAGTATTCCCTTATCTTTAAGTCGAAGAGCTGATGAATGGTTTTGGTGTTGGGAAAAAACTGGGCATTTTTCagttaaatcaacatataagCAGTTACAATTGTCTAAGGATGGGGTGTCTCAACAGAGTAATTCTGCTATTTGGAAGGGTATTTGGAAGTTGCATGTTCCTCCTAAAGTCAAAGATCTAGTTTGGCGTGCGGCTTCGGATTGTCTTCCTACCAAAACTCGGTTGCGGTCTAAACATGTTCAAGTTGATCATAGCTGTCCAAGATGTGTGCTTCATGCTGAAACTCCTTACCACTGTTTGGTGGAGTGTCCGTTCGCTAATAGTTGCTGGGAGCTTGCTGGTTTGAGGAAAACTACCCCAGCCGTGACCTCATTTGCAGGTTGGTTGGAAGCCATGTTCCTGCAGCTAGATAAAGATCAATTAGCGGATGTTGCAGTGTTGTGTTGGGCTGTTTGGAAGACCAGGAATGATCTGGTGTGGTCAGACACGGTAACGACAGCAGCTGCTGTTGTATTTCTGGCCAAGAATACTCTCTCCAACTGGTGCAATGCTCAAGACCGAATGCTGGTGCCTACAGCAGCTTATCTCACAGGAAAAGATGGGCATTCGGCTTGGTCCAGGCCTGGTGCAAACACAATTAAAGTCAATATTGATGCTGCAATTTTTGACAGCAATGGCACTTATAGCTTTGTTTGTGTGGCTAGAGATGCAAATGGTCACTTTGTTGAGGCTATTACAAGGTGTCGGGCAGGGATTGTAACTCCTGAATTGGCGGAGGCAATGGGGGTTCGGGAGGCCTTAAGTTGGATAAAACAACGAGATTGGCAAGAGGCGGTTGTTGAAACGGATTGTTTATCTGTGGTTCAAGCAATTAGGAGTGATCTTCCTTTATTGTCATATTTTGGGAGTATTGTTTCTGATTGTAAAATGTTTTTAGAACAATTGAGGGGTGtttctgttatttttattagaCGGTCTGCAAATAGAGTTGCTCATGCGTTAGCTCGAGCTTCCTATTTTGTCGCTGATCGTACTCTTTTGAGCAATGAGGTGTCTACCGATTTGCTTCTTGTAATCATGAATGATTGCGTTTAA